One Leopardus geoffroyi isolate Oge1 chromosome B1, O.geoffroyi_Oge1_pat1.0, whole genome shotgun sequence DNA window includes the following coding sequences:
- the AGA gene encoding N(4)-(beta-N-acetylglucosaminyl)-L-asparaginase has translation MARKWSLPLLLVPLLLGPGLARSCSPLPLVLNTWPFRNATEAAWRTLASGGSPLDAVEQGCAVCEREQCDGTVGFGGSPDELGETTLDAMIMDGTTMNVGAVGGLRRIKNAIGVARKVLEHTAHTLLVGESATKFAESMGFISEDLSTNTSRALHSDWLARNCQPNYWRNVVPDASKYCGPYKPPSILKQDGPTYKETGDNYSHDTIGMVVVHKMGRTAAGTSTNGIKFKIHGRVGDSPIPGAGAYADDTAGAAAATGDGDILMRFLPSYQAVEYMRGGEDPTVACRKVVSRIQKYFPNFFGAVICANVTGSYGAACGKLATFTQFSFMVYNSLQTQPSEEKVDCI, from the exons ATGGCGCGGAAGTGGAGCCTTCCTCTGCTCCTAGTGCCGCTCCTGCTCGGCCCAGGCCTCGCGCGCAGCTGCAGCCCTCTGCCCCTGGTCCTCAACACCTGGCCCTTTAGGAACGCGACCGAAGCAG CGTGGAGGACGTTAGCATCTGGAGGCTCTCCCTTGGATGCAGTTGAGCAGGGCTGTGCTGTGTGTGAGAGGGAACAGTGTGACGGTACCGTGGGCTTTGGAGGGAGTCCTGATGAACTTGGAGAGACCACACTGGATGCCATGATCATGGACGG CACTACAATGAACGTAGGAGCAGTGGGAGGTCTCAGACGAATTAAAAACGCTATTGGTGTGGCACGGAAAGTTCTGGAACATACAGCACACACGCTTTTAGTGGGAGAGTCAG CCACCAAGTTTGCTGAGAGTATGGGCTTTATCAGTGAGGATTTATCTACTAATACTTCCCGAGCCCTTCATTCAGATTGGCTTGCTCGGAATTGCCAGCCAAATTACTGGAGG AATGTTGTGCCAGATGCTTCAAAATACTGTGGACCTTACAAACCACCTAGTATCTTAAAGCAAGATGGTCCTACCTATAAAGAAACAGGAGATAATTACAGTCATGATACAATTG gcATGGTTGTAGTCCATAAGATGGGGCGTACTGCTGCTGGTACATCTACAAAtggtataaaattcaaaatacatgg TCGAGTCGGAGATTCACCGATACCTGGAGCTGGTGCCTATGCCGATGATACCGCAGGAGCAGCCGCGGCCACTGGGGATGGGGACATCCTGATGCGCTTTCTACCAAG CTACCAGGCTGTAGAGTATATGAGAGGAGGAGAAGATCCGACCGTAGCTTGCCGGAAAGTGGTTTCAAGAATTCAGAAGTACTTTCCAAACTTCTTTGGGGCTGTGATATGTGCCAACGTGACCGGAAGTTATG GTGCCGCTTGCGGCAAACTTGCAACATTTACTCAGTTTAGTTTCATGGTTTATAATTCTCTGCAAACTCAGCCGAGTGAAGAAAAAGTAGACTGCATCTAA